A genomic region of Helicoverpa armigera isolate CAAS_96S chromosome 31, ASM3070526v1, whole genome shotgun sequence contains the following coding sequences:
- the LOC110381658 gene encoding zinc finger protein 568, with amino-acid sequence MAQQERYVNVVPTSRVKIKKEILQDEDDAYHCRLCWKGFASEVALRNHARMEHIDAYNTADPAVWTHYNEQQTKKSEENLIKMKTDKMLSEMEPTSVMALASKNVSYIIIKHEEPNDVKRKKIDKGIRQKEREEKPPIKKEKESEPITGPFECLQPSTLVADGTCHQIFFSCCEYSIHYRDEHTRRRKGLRCQVCEKPLACSGEQVPAPYACEVCGMGYQTNKELSEHTAIAHVKLKPFECNVCHKRFTQHGGVLQHMRMHTGDRPFPCTFCPKAFTQKSGLDQHLRIHTKVKPYRCVVCNKTFCQSVHLKQHMRTHTNVAPFQCGICDKRFKQSSHLNYHLKNHNPAVMTEDQRAKYAELIGLMNNQALEQEATVQVEAEVDSEWCVAINES; translated from the exons ATGGCCCAGCAAGAAAGATATGTGAATGTGGTGCCCACCTCCCGTGTGAAGATAAAG AAAGAAATTCTCCAAGATGAAGACGACGCCTACCACTGCCGCCTCTGCTGGAAAGGGTTCGCGAGCGAGGTGGCTCTGCGCAACCACGCGCGCATGGAGCATATAGACGCCTACAACACCGCCGACCCCGCCGTGTGGACGCACTATAATGAGCAGCAG ACAAAGAAATCAGAAGAAAACctgataaaaatgaaaacagaTAAAATGCTCTCCGAGATGGAACCCACCAGCGTAATGGCTCTAGCTTCCAAGAACGTCTCCTACATCATTATAAAGCATGAGGAACCAAACGATGTTAAGAGGAAGAAGATAGACAAGGGGATTAGACAGAAGGAGAGAGAAGAGAAACCGCCGATTAAGAAGGAAAAGGAGTCTGAGCCTATTAC AGGACCATTCGAGTGTCTCCAACCTTCAACCCTGGTAGCAGACGGTACCTGCCACCAGATATTCTTCTCATGCTGCGAGTACTCCATACATTATCGTGATGAGCACACGAGGAGACGGAAGGGGTTGAGGTGCCAGGTCTGTGAGAAACCTCTCGCTTGTTCCGGGGAGCAAGTACCGGCGCCTTATGCTTGTGAG GTATGCGGCATGGGTTATCAGACCAACAAGGAGCTGTCAGAACACACAGCCATCGCTCATGTCAAGCTAAAACCCTTCGAGTGTAACGTCTGCCATAAGAGATTTACACAGCAT GGCGGAGTCCTACAACACATGAGGATGCACACCGGAGACCGTCCATTCCCCTGCACATTCTGCCCAAAAGCCTTCACCCAGAAGTCCGGTCTCGACCAGCACCTCCGGATCCACACCAAAGTTAAACCCTACCGCTGTGTGGTCTGCAATAAGACATTCTGCCAATCGGTGCATTTAAAACAGCATATGCGAACACATACCAACGTAGCACCTTTTCAGTGTGGTATCTGCGATAAACGGTTCAAGCAAAGCAGTCACTTAAACTATCATTTGAAGAATCACAACCCAGCGGTGATGACGGAGGACCAGAGAGCCAAGTATGCAGAGCTGATCGGTCTGATGAATAATCAGGCTTTGGAGCAGGAGGCTACGGTGCAGGTGGAAGCGGAAGTAGACAGCGAGTGGTGTGTTGCTATAAATGAAAGTTGA
- the LOC126054363 gene encoding copper chaperone for superoxide dismutase, protein MLTSKLEVLVDFGPTVDDAILNKTLNELKSQDGVKEAVFKDGAILVETSLPSTDVLDMVKKTSGKRAVLQGFGETQSAVAMVSSQSCCGSQVLGVIRFQQAAAGPLLADGSIDGLATGPHALHVHSSGDLTQGCDSLGEHYNPTGAPHGGPNDPSDRRHAGDLGNIVADETGRATFRIIDEVLKVSDIIGRSVAVTERRDDLGRGSSPTSKIDGDSGKPVACGIIARSAGIFQNPKRICACDGVVVWDEKDRPLAGKGRRTEEKTEKKCCSNH, encoded by the exons atgttgACCTCCAAG CTAGAAGTCCTAGTAGACTTTGGTCCTACAGTAGACGATGCCATCCTCAATAAGACCCTCAATGAGCTCAAATCACAAGATGGAGTGAAGGAAGCAGTCTTCAAAGACGGAGCTATACTTGTGGAGACTAGTCTACCAAGTACAGATGTGCTTGATATGGTGAAGAAGACCTCGGGGAAGAGAGCTGTGTTGCAGGGGTTTGGAG AAACACAATCAGCCGTAGCCATGGTCTCCTCCCAGTCCTGCTGCGGCAGTCAAGTGCTAGGAGTGATTCGGTTCCAGCAGGCGGCAGCAGGGCCGCTGCTAGCTGACGGCAGTATCGATGGGCTGGCTACAGGCCCGCACGCCCTGCATGTGCATAGCAGCGGTGATCTCACGCAG GGCTGCGATTCACTAGGAGAACACTACAACCCTACCGGAGCCCCGCATGGTGGTCCAAATGATCCCAGCGACCGTCGCCACGCTGGAGACCTCGGTAACATAGTCGCTGATGAAACTGGGAGAGCTACGTTCAGGATTATTGATGAAGTTTTGAAG GTGTCAGACATAATAGGTCGTTCAGTAGCCGTCACAGAAAGGAGAGATGACCTCGGCCGCGGCAGTTCTCCCACATCTAAGATAGACGGCGATAGTGGGAAACC GGTTGCATGCGGCATAATAGCACGTTCAGCGGGCATTTTCCAAAATCCCAAACGCATATGCGCGTGCGACGGTGTAGTAGTATGGGACGAGAAGGATCGCCCTCTAGCGGGGAAAGGGAGAAGAACTGAAGAAAAAACGGAGAAGAAATGTTGTAGTAATCATTAG